A window from Enterocloster bolteae encodes these proteins:
- a CDS encoding YodL domain-containing protein: MRGIRVENGRIVYFGNPAGYIAGSQAVVDPIFKGKELEAYLERQGGIEAVVWKGGVYDRLMNGQAETQGCEPLKNCRIWQLKPDVNIHMKFIGYDTLVTRFGEPDPQNYHMVYDGEIETNELERIYDKFDGGQEVPGYTGHSLSMSDVIELYDEEASEFYYVDYRDFKPVVFGGPEPVQSQVLQL; the protein is encoded by the coding sequence ATGCGTGGGATTCGGGTGGAAAACGGGAGAATTGTATACTTTGGAAACCCGGCCGGATATATTGCCGGGAGCCAGGCGGTGGTGGACCCGATCTTTAAGGGAAAGGAACTGGAAGCCTATCTGGAACGGCAGGGCGGGATTGAAGCCGTGGTATGGAAGGGCGGCGTATACGACCGGCTGATGAATGGACAGGCGGAGACTCAGGGCTGTGAACCCTTGAAGAACTGCCGGATTTGGCAGTTAAAGCCCGATGTCAATATCCATATGAAATTCATTGGTTATGATACGCTGGTCACGAGATTCGGGGAACCGGACCCACAGAATTACCACATGGTTTATGACGGGGAAATAGAGACCAATGAATTGGAACGGATCTATGATAAATTCGATGGCGGGCAGGAGGTTCCGGGTTATACGGGGCACTCCCTCTCGATGTCAGATGTGATTGAGCTATATGATGAGGAAGCCAGTGAATTCTATTACGTGGATTATAGGGATTTTAAACCAGTTGTATTTGGGGGACCGGAACCGGTCCAATCCCAGGTGCTTCAGTTGTAG
- a CDS encoding DUF6133 family protein, producing MREKMEHVKHAAEQKMWKVRAVLVDRSGENFIDSAIKILMAVVIGALLLAGLYALFSENVLPTLSRRITEMFNYAG from the coding sequence ATGAGAGAGAAAATGGAACATGTGAAACATGCAGCGGAGCAGAAAATGTGGAAGGTACGGGCAGTTCTTGTAGACCGTTCTGGTGAAAATTTCATCGATAGTGCTATCAAGATCTTGATGGCTGTGGTGATCGGCGCTTTGCTGCTGGCGGGTCTATACGCATTATTCTCTGAAAATGTGTTACCCACGTTGTCCCGCCGCATTACCGAGATGTTCAACTATGCAGGCTGA
- a CDS encoding SpoVG family protein encodes MPTVDVRITSMYPPGEVGSIRGYASATIDSCLAIRGIKVVEGGERGLFVSMPSRKTTEGYKEVCFPVTAEFREQLHNVVLSSYQQALEQSVAQQTAPQPEAPEQAGEEPGLQM; translated from the coding sequence ATGCCTACTGTAGACGTAAGAATTACATCCATGTACCCGCCCGGCGAGGTGGGAAGTATCCGGGGGTATGCATCCGCCACCATCGACAGCTGTCTTGCAATCCGGGGAATCAAAGTAGTGGAGGGAGGAGAGCGTGGGCTCTTTGTTTCCATGCCCAGCCGGAAGACAACGGAAGGATATAAGGAAGTGTGTTTTCCGGTAACGGCGGAGTTTCGGGAGCAGCTTCACAATGTAGTGTTATCGTCCTACCAGCAGGCGCTGGAGCAGTCTGTGGCTCAGCAGACCGCGCCTCAGCCGGAAGCGCCGGAACAGGCGGGGGAAGAACCCGGCCTGCAGATGTAG
- a CDS encoding A24 family peptidase, with amino-acid sequence MQGVLFFFLLLASSFVDLKRREIPDWVSGSIAALTLLHFRPEYLLGLIPALFFLAAAVRGGFGGGDVKLAAACGLVLGLPAALMGTILGLLLQLLFHLGALCVLPLFKRQVWSAYPMAPFLAIGYAVAYYV; translated from the coding sequence GTGCAGGGAGTCCTGTTTTTCTTTCTGCTGCTGGCCTCCTCCTTTGTGGATCTAAAGCGGCGGGAGATTCCGGACTGGGTGAGCGGCAGTATCGCCGCCCTCACCCTCCTGCATTTCCGGCCGGAATATCTGCTGGGGCTTATCCCGGCGTTGTTTTTTCTGGCAGCGGCAGTAAGAGGAGGATTTGGCGGTGGAGATGTGAAGCTGGCGGCAGCCTGCGGCCTTGTGCTGGGGCTGCCGGCTGCCTTGATGGGAACCATACTGGGACTGTTGCTCCAGCTTCTGTTTCATTTGGGCGCGTTGTGTGTGCTGCCACTTTTTAAAAGGCAGGTGTGGTCTGCATATCCAATGGCTCCGTTCCTGGCCATTGGATACGCTGTCGCTTATTATGTTTAG
- a CDS encoding LPD28 domain-containing protein, with product MAVERANAFTMYYEPFELEGKRLYGTGYTVDHDTVPAGLYCYDVWNDGIEDSEEHIFISRNPLSENISGAVISDESIDFHGENQMSMKGIQFLDDEPLVSLERLLEQKADGPVAAETAEFCMVQG from the coding sequence ATGGCAGTTGAGAGAGCCAATGCATTTACCATGTATTATGAACCGTTTGAGCTGGAGGGAAAGCGGCTATACGGAACCGGATACACCGTGGATCATGATACGGTCCCGGCAGGTTTATATTGCTACGATGTATGGAATGACGGGATAGAAGATAGTGAGGAACATATCTTCATCAGCCGGAATCCTTTGTCAGAAAATATAAGCGGTGCTGTCATTTCAGACGAATCGATTGACTTTCATGGTGAAAATCAGATGTCGATGAAAGGAATTCAGTTTTTGGATGATGAGCCGTTGGTTTCTTTAGAGCGGCTTCTGGAGCAGAAGGCAGATGGTCCTGTAGCAGCCGAGACAGCTGAATTTTGTATGGTCCAAGGATAG
- the cpaB gene encoding Flp pilus assembly protein CpaB, with product MNFFKNRTVIGLLCIVLSLVICFAITPMFNRTISEKTEIVRVTKNIRIGDEITKDMVKPVEVGAYNLPESVVRNIDEVIGKYASADMAPGDYIIRSKVAEEPAAENAYLYNLNGEKQAISVSVKAFANGLSGKLVSGDIVSVIAPDYRKQGSTVIPPELQYVEVIAVTANSGYDANTGERGDEETEKELPGTVTLLVTPDQGRVLAELEADGKLHLSLVYRGTKENARKFVEAQEIMLEELYPLESEEMEENTEKESGTEETETVEEAGEETVQGEETEATAGSESGVE from the coding sequence ATGAACTTTTTTAAGAACAGAACAGTGATTGGTTTGCTGTGCATTGTACTGTCCCTGGTAATCTGCTTTGCAATCACGCCGATGTTTAACCGGACGATCAGTGAGAAAACAGAGATTGTCCGGGTTACCAAAAACATCCGGATTGGGGATGAGATCACAAAGGATATGGTGAAACCGGTGGAGGTGGGCGCTTACAACCTGCCGGAGTCTGTTGTGAGAAACATAGATGAAGTGATTGGTAAGTATGCATCGGCGGATATGGCGCCGGGTGACTATATCATCCGTTCCAAGGTGGCGGAGGAACCGGCTGCGGAGAATGCCTATCTTTATAACCTGAATGGGGAAAAACAGGCCATTTCCGTCAGCGTGAAAGCCTTTGCCAATGGGTTATCCGGAAAATTGGTCAGCGGTGACATTGTTTCTGTGATTGCACCGGATTATAGGAAACAGGGTTCTACGGTGATACCGCCGGAACTCCAGTATGTGGAGGTCATTGCAGTAACGGCAAACAGCGGATATGACGCCAATACCGGGGAACGGGGCGATGAGGAGACGGAGAAAGAACTGCCGGGAACCGTGACACTTCTGGTTACGCCGGATCAGGGAAGGGTCCTTGCAGAACTGGAGGCGGACGGGAAGCTGCATTTATCCCTGGTGTACCGGGGGACAAAGGAAAATGCCCGGAAGTTTGTGGAGGCCCAGGAAATCATGCTGGAAGAACTATATCCGCTAGAGAGTGAGGAAATGGAAGAGAATACGGAGAAGGAAAGCGGAACTGAAGAAACAGAAACAGTAGAAGAAGCCGGTGAAGAAACCGTACAGGGAGAGGAGACAGAGGCAACCGCAGGAAGCGAGAGCGGGGTGGAGTAA
- a CDS encoding ATPase AAA encodes MLNFKKGSIFDRSAKAQEDFMDEPGNQVLAVWGSPGSGKSTVAVKLAKYLVGKKRNVVLLTCDMTAPMLPCICPPADLECEHSLGSVLAAAQVTQSLVRHNLITHKKYDYLTLMGMLRGENEYTYPPYNAKQATELITCLREMAPYVIIDCGSYIANDILSAIALMESDAVLRLVNCDLKSISYLSSQLPLLRDNKWDADKQYKVASNIKPNEASEHVEQVLGSVTFKLPYCAELAAQSLAGDLLADLSLRESKGFRKAIEAISREVFGC; translated from the coding sequence ATGCTGAATTTCAAAAAAGGAAGTATTTTCGACCGCTCGGCAAAGGCACAGGAAGACTTCATGGATGAGCCGGGGAATCAGGTCCTGGCGGTCTGGGGGAGTCCGGGAAGTGGTAAATCCACAGTGGCTGTGAAGCTGGCAAAGTACCTGGTTGGGAAGAAGCGAAACGTGGTTCTCCTGACCTGCGATATGACGGCTCCCATGCTGCCCTGTATCTGCCCTCCGGCAGACCTGGAATGTGAACATTCCCTGGGGAGTGTGCTGGCGGCCGCTCAGGTGACCCAGTCCCTGGTCCGTCACAACCTGATTACCCATAAAAAGTATGATTACTTGACCCTGATGGGGATGCTGCGGGGAGAGAATGAATATACCTATCCGCCTTACAACGCGAAGCAGGCAACGGAGCTGATTACGTGTCTGCGGGAAATGGCCCCATATGTGATCATCGACTGTGGAAGCTACATTGCCAATGATATCCTGTCGGCCATTGCGCTGATGGAATCCGATGCGGTTCTCCGCCTGGTAAACTGCGATTTGAAGAGTATCAGCTATCTTTCCAGCCAGCTGCCCCTGCTGCGGGACAACAAATGGGATGCGGATAAACAGTATAAGGTAGCCAGCAATATCAAACCCAATGAGGCCAGTGAACATGTGGAGCAGGTGCTTGGAAGTGTGACGTTTAAGCTGCCTTACTGTGCGGAACTGGCGGCGCAGAGTCTGGCCGGGGATCTTTTGGCGGATTTATCTTTGCGGGAGAGCAAAGGGTTCCGGAAGGCGATTGAGGCAATCAGCAGGGAGGTGTTTGGATGTTAG
- a CDS encoding CpaF/VirB11 family protein: MLGEKRSGDIFGPGPKREIGGQAAMAEATGDDQEVELQKYSDSKRREIEYEDESAQRGESEAAVPEKQPVLEELSLEEISRTEEEDEERLLFQESQAPRAHNLFFSPQGEGREFTDVLKEVQEYISSKYSTLIIDQGSGDVKEQIKRYITKYVQDYRIAVKGMDRQELVDTIYTEMAEFSFLTKYVFGTGIEEIDINSWRDIEVQYSGGVTKKLTERFESPQHAINVIRRMLHTSGMVLDNASPAVLGHLSKNIRIAAMKTPLVDEDVGIAASIRIVNPQSMKQEDFIKGGTATQPMMDFLTECLRYGISICVAGATSSGKTTLLGWLLTTIPDNKRIYTIESGSRELALVREKEGVVTNSVIHTLTRDSENERQRVDQIALLDMALRFNPDIIVVGEMRGPEANAAQEAARTGVAVVTTIHSNSCEATYRRMVSLCKRAVDMSDETLLSYVTEAYPIVAFCKQLENRERRLMEIQECEIRPDGTRSYRPLFQYKITENRVEDGKFIIEGRHEQVHTISDGLAKRLLENGMPGEALKQLRGGVNV, translated from the coding sequence ATGTTAGGGGAAAAGCGCTCCGGGGATATATTTGGGCCGGGACCGAAGCGGGAGATTGGCGGACAGGCGGCAATGGCAGAAGCGACTGGTGATGACCAGGAAGTAGAACTGCAGAAATATAGCGATTCCAAGAGACGCGAAATAGAGTACGAGGACGAATCAGCGCAGAGAGGAGAAAGTGAAGCCGCTGTCCCGGAAAAACAGCCTGTTTTGGAAGAACTGAGTTTAGAAGAGATCAGTAGAACAGAAGAAGAGGATGAAGAACGGCTGCTCTTTCAAGAATCGCAGGCTCCCCGCGCCCACAACCTGTTCTTTTCCCCTCAGGGAGAGGGCCGGGAATTTACGGATGTTTTAAAAGAAGTGCAGGAGTACATTTCCAGCAAATATTCCACGCTGATCATTGACCAGGGAAGCGGGGACGTGAAGGAACAGATTAAGCGCTATATCACGAAATATGTGCAGGACTACCGGATTGCAGTAAAGGGTATGGACCGCCAGGAACTGGTGGATACCATTTATACTGAGATGGCAGAGTTTTCCTTCCTAACTAAGTACGTGTTTGGGACAGGGATTGAGGAGATCGACATCAACAGCTGGCGGGACATCGAAGTCCAGTATTCCGGGGGCGTTACGAAGAAACTGACCGAGCGCTTTGAGAGTCCCCAGCATGCAATCAATGTGATTCGCCGTATGCTCCATACGTCCGGTATGGTTCTGGATAATGCCAGCCCGGCTGTACTGGGGCATCTGTCTAAAAACATCCGAATCGCTGCCATGAAAACGCCATTGGTGGATGAGGACGTAGGCATTGCAGCTTCGATCCGTATTGTGAATCCACAATCCATGAAGCAGGAGGACTTTATAAAAGGGGGAACGGCCACCCAGCCGATGATGGACTTTTTGACCGAGTGTCTGCGGTATGGGATATCCATCTGTGTGGCAGGGGCGACAAGCTCCGGGAAGACAACACTGCTTGGATGGCTTTTGACAACCATACCGGATAACAAGCGGATTTATACCATTGAGAGCGGTTCCAGGGAGCTGGCGCTGGTGCGCGAGAAGGAAGGCGTGGTAACGAATTCCGTTATCCATACCCTGACACGGGACAGTGAGAATGAGCGACAAAGGGTGGATCAGATTGCCCTGCTGGACATGGCGCTGCGGTTTAACCCGGATATCATTGTGGTGGGAGAAATGCGCGGGCCGGAGGCCAATGCAGCCCAGGAGGCGGCCAGGACCGGCGTGGCGGTGGTAACTACCATCCATTCCAACAGCTGTGAAGCCACATACCGGCGTATGGTATCCCTCTGCAAACGGGCGGTAGACATGAGCGATGAGACCCTCCTGTCTTATGTGACGGAGGCCTATCCAATCGTGGCATTCTGTAAGCAGCTGGAAAACCGGGAACGGCGCCTGATGGAAATCCAGGAGTGTGAAATCCGTCCGGATGGAACCAGAAGCTACCGGCCGCTGTTCCAGTACAAAATCACGGAAAACCGGGTGGAAGATGGAAAATTCATCATTGAAGGCCGCCATGAGCAGGTGCATACCATATCGGACGGGCTGGCGAAAAGGCTGTTGGAGAATGGGATGCCGGGAGAGGCGCTGAAACAATTGAGGGGAGGTGTGAACGTATGA
- a CDS encoding type II secretion system F family protein, producing MTLMQLLACAGMITGAFLILGLKPMKFTDGLFGFLMQKPRTIKEEINEATSRKKPGVFRREIRAAQEILAMTGRESRFSMICAASLSLFCLGGSLAILMGNYFLAPVLAVGFLFFPFWYVRLTAGHYKKNVAAELETALSIITTAYLRNEDILTAVEENLHYLNPPVRNVFQEFSTQVRMVNPDVEAGLQALRGRIENDVFEEWCNALCDCQYDRSLKTTLTPIVSKLSDMRIVNAELELLVTEPRKEFITMVILVIGNIPLMYFLNRSWYETLMFSYMGKLILAGSAALIFVSTACVIRLTKPLEYRR from the coding sequence ATGACATTGATGCAGCTTTTAGCCTGTGCCGGTATGATAACCGGCGCTTTTTTAATTCTGGGCCTAAAACCGATGAAATTTACAGACGGCCTGTTTGGCTTCCTGATGCAAAAGCCCAGGACAATAAAGGAGGAAATCAACGAGGCCACCAGCCGAAAGAAGCCGGGTGTGTTTCGCAGGGAAATCCGGGCAGCTCAGGAGATCCTGGCCATGACGGGCCGGGAAAGCCGTTTTTCCATGATCTGTGCAGCCAGTCTGTCCTTGTTCTGTCTTGGCGGTTCGCTGGCAATCCTGATGGGGAACTATTTTCTGGCCCCGGTTCTGGCGGTGGGCTTCCTGTTCTTCCCCTTTTGGTATGTGCGGCTGACGGCCGGCCATTACAAGAAGAACGTGGCTGCGGAGCTGGAGACCGCCCTGTCCATCATTACCACGGCATATTTGAGGAATGAGGACATCCTGACTGCTGTGGAGGAAAACCTGCACTACTTAAATCCGCCGGTCCGCAACGTGTTCCAGGAATTTTCGACCCAAGTGCGGATGGTGAATCCTGATGTGGAAGCCGGGCTGCAGGCACTGAGAGGACGGATTGAGAACGATGTGTTCGAGGAGTGGTGCAATGCACTGTGCGACTGCCAGTATGACCGCAGCTTAAAGACCACGCTGACGCCGATTGTAAGTAAGCTGTCGGATATGCGGATCGTGAACGCGGAGTTGGAGCTGTTGGTGACGGAACCCAGGAAGGAATTTATTACCATGGTGATCCTTGTCATTGGAAATATCCCATTAATGTATTTCTTAAACCGCAGCTGGTACGAGACACTGATGTTTTCCTATATGGGGAAGCTCATCCTGGCGGGTTCGGCGGCTCTTATCTTTGTCAGTACAGCATGTGTGATCCGACTGACTAAGCCGCTGGAATACAGGAGGTGA
- a CDS encoding DUF4320 family protein — protein MSRLRKILAGRSGEGYIDVAVLILCVMLVLALSVKILPVFIAKQQLDTFATELCREAEIAGRIGSETNRRAAVLREKTGLNPEIHWSASGRIQLNEEVTVQLTYRYNLGLFGGFGSFPITLRAAATGKSEVYWK, from the coding sequence GTGTCACGTTTAAGGAAGATTCTTGCTGGACGCAGCGGGGAAGGGTACATCGATGTGGCGGTTTTAATCCTGTGTGTGATGCTGGTACTGGCTCTGTCCGTAAAGATTCTGCCTGTGTTTATTGCAAAACAGCAGCTGGATACCTTTGCGACAGAGCTTTGCCGGGAGGCGGAGATTGCGGGCCGGATCGGGAGTGAGACGAACCGGAGGGCGGCTGTCCTCAGAGAAAAGACAGGGCTTAATCCCGAAATTCATTGGTCAGCCAGTGGTCGGATTCAGCTCAATGAGGAAGTAACGGTGCAGCTGACCTACCGCTATAATCTGGGATTGTTTGGAGGATTTGGTTCCTTCCCCATCACCCTCCGTGCTGCGGCAACCGGAAAGTCTGAGGTGTATTGGAAATGA
- a CDS encoding DUF6550 family protein has translation MKLNERMKRRLAVLGCVVVGAVLIAAIGSQFRGEAQGSNHAEARTEQTEEVTVAEIPTETTEAATTEEETEPTKPDIVVRTEPATEPSRTGTTEPTEALPAQTDRTEQAVQPAPEKPTAPPEEVLKNPTQKPDGETVEGTPEAIPHEEVVQPSEAPTQAGEPQYGDTQNGKIYVPGFGWIDEIGEGQGTVAEDMYENGNKIGIMD, from the coding sequence ATGAAACTGAATGAGCGGATGAAGCGGCGGCTGGCTGTCCTTGGTTGCGTGGTCGTGGGAGCTGTATTGATTGCAGCAATCGGCAGCCAATTCAGAGGAGAGGCACAGGGAAGCAATCATGCGGAGGCGCGGACAGAACAGACGGAAGAAGTGACAGTAGCGGAAATACCGACTGAGACAACAGAAGCAGCAACAACAGAGGAAGAAACAGAGCCAACCAAACCGGATATCGTGGTGAGAACCGAACCGGCAACGGAACCTTCCAGGACAGGGACAACGGAGCCAACAGAGGCTCTGCCGGCACAGACGGACCGGACGGAACAGGCCGTGCAGCCGGCTCCAGAAAAACCGACTGCTCCCCCAGAAGAGGTGTTGAAGAATCCTACACAAAAGCCGGATGGAGAGACAGTGGAAGGAACGCCGGAGGCCATACCCCATGAGGAGGTAGTACAGCCCAGCGAGGCGCCCACGCAAGCAGGGGAGCCGCAGTATGGAGACACACAAAACGGAAAGATTTATGTGCCGGGATTTGGCTGGATTGATGAGATTGGGGAAGGGCAGGGAACGGTAGCTGAGGATATGTATGAAAATGGAAATAAGATTGGCATTATGGATTAA